From one Bacillus sp. FJAT-42376 genomic stretch:
- the dapG gene encoding aspartate kinase yields MKILVQKFGGTSVKDQEGREQAYRHISHALEQGYKVVAVVSAMGRSGDPYATDTLLSLLYGETEDITGREHDLLLSCGETISSVVFSSMLKKKGVNASALTGAQAGFMTNHDHTNAKILEMNCSRLKELLEVSDVAVVAGFQGAAPNGDITTLGRGGSDTSAAALGAALNAEYIDIFTDVEGVMTADPRIVESARPLMNVTYTEICNLAYQGAKVIHPRAVEIAMQAKVPIRVRSTYSDNEGTLVAEHSAGKMGSDVTEQLITGIAHMANVSQIKVAAKQGEYHTQTDVFKAMAKNSISVDFFNITPSEVVYTVPGPVTAKAVEILQSMGYHPTVTKNCAKVSVVGASIMGVPGVMATIVSSLSEQGIQILQSADSHTTIWVLVNEENMNKAVNTLHEAFELSK; encoded by the coding sequence ATGAAAATATTGGTTCAGAAGTTCGGAGGCACCTCTGTAAAAGATCAGGAGGGCCGTGAACAGGCTTATAGACATATCAGTCATGCCCTTGAACAGGGCTATAAGGTTGTAGCAGTCGTATCGGCAATGGGAAGGAGCGGCGATCCATATGCAACGGATACACTCCTGAGTCTATTGTACGGAGAAACGGAAGACATTACAGGCAGGGAACATGATTTGCTCCTTTCATGCGGGGAAACCATTTCATCTGTTGTTTTTTCGAGCATGCTCAAAAAGAAAGGCGTAAACGCGTCTGCTCTGACAGGGGCACAGGCAGGGTTTATGACAAATCACGATCATACCAACGCGAAGATTCTGGAGATGAACTGTTCCAGACTGAAAGAATTACTTGAAGTTTCTGATGTAGCGGTTGTCGCCGGATTCCAGGGCGCTGCACCGAACGGGGACATCACGACGCTCGGAAGAGGAGGCAGCGACACCTCTGCTGCAGCTCTCGGAGCAGCATTGAATGCAGAGTATATTGATATTTTTACAGATGTAGAAGGAGTAATGACAGCTGACCCGCGAATTGTTGAAAGTGCGAGGCCATTAATGAACGTTACCTATACAGAGATCTGCAATCTTGCCTATCAGGGCGCCAAAGTCATTCATCCGCGGGCAGTGGAAATAGCGATGCAGGCAAAAGTGCCGATCCGCGTTCGTTCTACTTACTCGGATAATGAGGGAACCCTTGTAGCAGAACACAGCGCCGGCAAAATGGGCAGTGATGTAACGGAACAGCTCATAACCGGAATTGCCCACATGGCCAATGTCAGCCAAATAAAGGTTGCAGCAAAGCAAGGAGAATACCATACTCAAACAGATGTATTTAAGGCGATGGCCAAAAACAGCATCAGTGTAGACTTTTTTAATATTACGCCTAGTGAAGTGGTATACACGGTCCCTGGACCGGTCACCGCAAAAGCAGTTGAAATCCTTCAATCAATGGGGTATCATCCAACTGTAACAAAAAATTGCGCCAAAGTTTCGGTAGTAGGGGCCTCTATTATGGGAGTGCCGGGCGTAATGGCAACCATCGTATCATCCCTGTCGGAGCAGGGGATTCAAATTCTGCAGTCAGCCGACAGCCATACAACAATATGGGTACTAGTAAATGAAGAGAACATGAACAAAGCAGTCAACACGCTGCATGAAGCATTCGAGCTTTCCAAGTAA
- the dapA gene encoding 4-hydroxy-tetrahydrodipicolinate synthase, which translates to MARFGRVSTAMVTPFDLAGNIDFKKTAKLIQYLISNGTESIVVGGTTGESPTLTSEEKAALFQYTVKEVNGRIPVIAGTGSNDTRASIELTKKAEEAGADAVMLVTPYYNKPSQEGIFQHYKAIAESTKLPVMIYNVPGRTVVKMTAETIIRLAEIPNITAVKDASGDLELISEVIEKTSSEFDVYCGDDSLTLPVMAIGGTGIVSVASHVIGSEMQEMIRAFLQGDIKQAGDIHRKILPVMNEMFAAPSPAPVKTALQMAGMDVGSVRLPLLPLTESERNSLLTVMNSLHSL; encoded by the coding sequence ATGGCACGTTTTGGAAGAGTATCAACGGCAATGGTCACCCCATTTGATCTTGCCGGCAATATAGATTTCAAAAAAACCGCTAAGCTGATTCAGTACTTAATTTCAAACGGTACAGAATCCATCGTAGTTGGCGGAACAACAGGGGAATCCCCAACTTTAACATCAGAAGAGAAAGCTGCTCTTTTTCAATATACAGTTAAAGAGGTTAACGGCAGAATACCTGTAATTGCAGGCACAGGAAGCAATGATACAAGAGCTTCGATTGAATTGACTAAAAAAGCTGAAGAAGCAGGCGCAGATGCAGTCATGCTTGTAACCCCGTATTATAATAAACCTTCACAGGAAGGAATCTTTCAGCATTATAAAGCCATCGCTGAAAGCACAAAGCTCCCAGTCATGATTTACAATGTTCCGGGAAGGACCGTTGTTAAAATGACAGCGGAAACCATCATTCGGTTAGCGGAAATCCCAAACATCACCGCCGTAAAAGATGCGAGTGGGGATTTAGAATTAATCTCTGAAGTAATTGAAAAAACAAGCAGTGAGTTTGATGTTTATTGCGGAGATGACAGTTTAACGCTTCCGGTTATGGCGATAGGCGGTACAGGTATTGTATCTGTTGCATCCCATGTAATCGGCAGCGAAATGCAAGAAATGATCCGCGCGTTTCTGCAGGGGGATATCAAACAGGCAGGCGACATTCACCGGAAGATCTTGCCGGTTATGAACGAAATGTTCGCAGCGCCCAGTCCTGCTCCCGTAAAAACAGCCCTGCAAATGGCGGGCATGGACGTAGGATCAGTCCGGCTGCCTCTGCTTCCTTTAACGGAATCGGAACGGAACAGTCTGCTTACCGTAATGAATTCACTTCACAGTTTATAA
- a CDS encoding DUF4279 domain-containing protein — translation MAYFSADGDEFPVDEVTNALGIAPASIHTKGEAIPDNPQLVSTKIRHRKQTDWTLSTGYEESYDINNQLNVILKSLKGKTEQLNHLSERYNLEFLFMVVIQVENNESPAMYLQKDMIDFASSIQAEIHFDLYIFS, via the coding sequence ATGGCTTATTTTAGTGCAGACGGTGATGAATTTCCTGTGGATGAGGTTACGAATGCTCTTGGTATTGCACCTGCAAGTATTCATACAAAAGGAGAGGCTATTCCTGACAATCCCCAACTTGTATCGACCAAAATCAGACATAGAAAACAAACTGACTGGACTTTAAGCACTGGATACGAAGAATCCTACGATATAAATAATCAGCTGAATGTGATTCTAAAATCGCTTAAAGGGAAAACGGAACAATTAAACCATCTCAGTGAGAGATATAATTTAGAGTTTCTTTTTATGGTAGTCATTCAAGTAGAGAATAACGAATCCCCAGCAATGTATTTACAAAAAGACATGATTGATTTTGCCAGTTCAATTCAAGCCGAGATCCATTTTGATTTGTATATCTTTAGTTGA
- a CDS encoding ribonuclease J, with translation MKLKQTENIKVIALGGVGEIGKNMFVIEVDEDLFIVDAGLMHPEGEMLGIDVVIPDISYLIENRSRVKAMFLTHGHEENIGGVFYVMQKLSIPVYGTKLTLALVVEKLKEYGMKNQSLLKEIDSDSKIEFDSAAVTFFRTNHSIPDSVGVAIHTSLGSIVHTGDFKFDQTPTNHHVSDISKMATLGDQGVLCLLSDSTNAEKPGYSASESVVGSEIAKAMYNAEGRVIIAVFASNYSRIQHVINAAIENNRKLAIVGKNMMNVLQTAIKLGYIQVQDDLIIPLQELDKHPNQKIAILTTGTNGEPLGALNRMARHSHKQLNVTEGDTVMIAATPLPGHELEFSKTIDLLYRAGANVVFGQKQVHVSGHGNQEELKLMLNLMKPTYFIPVNGEYKMQVAHGKLAQQVGISDKNVLLIEKGDVVHFRENQVRTGSKVTSGNILIDGLGVGDVGNIVLRDRRLLSQDGILIVVVTLDKANKRLVAGPEIISRGFVYVRESEELLDKSALIVKEIADKCMKDHLIEWSSLKLNIREALNQYLYERTKRRPMILPIIMEV, from the coding sequence TTGAAATTGAAACAGACAGAAAATATTAAAGTGATCGCTTTAGGCGGTGTAGGGGAAATCGGCAAAAATATGTTCGTCATTGAAGTGGATGAGGACTTATTTATTGTTGATGCCGGTCTTATGCATCCTGAAGGGGAAATGCTTGGAATTGATGTTGTTATTCCAGATATTTCGTATTTGATTGAGAACCGCAGCCGCGTTAAAGCGATGTTTTTAACACATGGCCACGAAGAGAATATCGGCGGTGTTTTTTATGTCATGCAAAAATTATCCATTCCCGTATATGGAACAAAACTTACCCTGGCACTTGTTGTGGAGAAGCTTAAAGAGTATGGAATGAAGAATCAGTCGCTGCTCAAAGAAATTGATTCCGATTCTAAAATTGAATTTGACTCTGCTGCCGTCACCTTTTTCCGAACAAACCACAGCATACCAGACTCAGTCGGGGTAGCCATTCACACATCGCTTGGGTCCATTGTACATACAGGAGATTTTAAGTTTGATCAGACACCTACCAATCATCATGTATCGGACATCAGCAAAATGGCAACATTGGGAGACCAGGGTGTGCTATGTCTGCTTTCCGACAGTACAAATGCAGAGAAACCCGGGTATAGCGCATCTGAATCTGTTGTCGGCAGCGAGATTGCCAAAGCGATGTACAATGCAGAGGGCAGAGTGATCATTGCTGTATTCGCATCCAATTACAGCCGGATTCAGCATGTGATTAATGCAGCCATTGAAAATAACCGCAAGCTTGCCATTGTTGGCAAAAATATGATGAATGTCCTTCAGACAGCCATTAAGCTCGGATATATTCAAGTTCAGGACGATCTGATTATTCCATTGCAGGAGCTGGACAAACATCCAAATCAGAAAATTGCCATTCTGACAACCGGTACGAATGGGGAACCGCTTGGCGCGTTAAACCGAATGGCAAGACACTCCCATAAACAGCTGAATGTCACAGAAGGGGATACCGTGATGATTGCGGCGACTCCACTCCCTGGACATGAACTGGAGTTTTCCAAAACGATTGACCTGTTATACCGTGCAGGAGCAAATGTTGTGTTTGGCCAGAAACAGGTCCATGTCTCCGGCCATGGCAATCAGGAAGAATTAAAGCTGATGCTGAATCTGATGAAGCCTACATACTTTATTCCTGTCAACGGAGAGTATAAAATGCAGGTTGCCCACGGCAAACTTGCCCAGCAAGTCGGTATCAGTGATAAAAACGTACTTCTTATTGAAAAAGGCGATGTTGTCCATTTTAGAGAGAATCAAGTTCGCACCGGCTCTAAAGTAACATCCGGAAACATTCTGATTGACGGCCTTGGGGTCGGAGATGTAGGAAACATTGTCCTCAGGGACCGCCGTCTCCTCTCACAGGACGGTATCTTAATTGTTGTCGTGACTCTGGACAAGGCAAACAAGCGCTTAGTAGCGGGACCTGAAATCATTTCAAGAGGGTTTGTCTATGTTAGAGAATCAGAAGAACTGTTAGACAAATCTGCCCTTATAGTTAAAGAAATTGCTGATAAATGCATGAAGGATCATCTGATTGAATGGTCTTCACTGAAACTGAATATACGTGAAGCGTTAAACCAATATTTATATGAGCGGACGAAACGCCGCCCTATGATCCTGCCGATTATTATGGAAGTATGA
- a CDS encoding ClpP family protease, which translates to MNENPDKQEEKQGSLAEKIQQLGQTNIPQMSQETNIHCLTIVGQIEGHIQLPPQNKTTKYEHVIPQIVAIEQNPKIEGLLVILNTVGGDVEAGLAIAEMLGSLSKPTVSIVLGGGHSIGVPIAVSCTHSFIAETATMTIHPVRLTGLVIGVPQTFEYLDKMQDRVVNFVTKHSHISEEKFKELMFSKGNLTRDIGTNVVGTDAVEYGLIDDVGGVGLAIKKLNELIEENKGDHKDKQVLQ; encoded by the coding sequence ATGAACGAAAATCCCGATAAGCAGGAGGAAAAGCAAGGATCACTGGCTGAAAAAATACAGCAGCTGGGACAGACGAACATCCCGCAAATGTCTCAGGAAACCAATATCCATTGCTTAACCATCGTTGGACAAATTGAAGGACATATCCAGCTTCCTCCCCAAAATAAAACAACGAAATATGAGCATGTGATTCCGCAAATTGTAGCGATTGAACAAAATCCTAAAATTGAAGGTCTGCTCGTGATCTTAAATACAGTAGGCGGAGATGTAGAAGCTGGGCTTGCGATTGCAGAAATGCTTGGCTCATTATCCAAGCCAACTGTTTCCATTGTACTGGGGGGAGGCCATTCGATTGGAGTACCGATCGCCGTATCCTGTACCCATTCCTTTATCGCAGAAACGGCAACGATGACGATTCACCCCGTCCGTTTAACCGGACTTGTCATCGGCGTTCCCCAAACCTTTGAATACTTGGATAAAATGCAGGACCGAGTTGTGAATTTTGTAACAAAACATTCCCACATATCTGAAGAGAAATTTAAAGAACTGATGTTTTCCAAAGGCAATCTGACAAGGGATATCGGGACGAATGTAGTAGGAACTGATGCAGTAGAATACGGACTAATCGATGATGTCGGCGGTGTCGGTCTGGCGATTAAAAAATTGAACGAACTGATTGAAGAGAATAAAGGAGATCATAAAGATAAGCAGGTGCTGCAATGA
- a CDS encoding YlzJ-like family protein: MILYTTMPQELIFAQDGQDAPAERMAVVNGIEMIVRPCADSSFEVVRLLSSNPNDYLQTEWMPGQKIKSGLLGI; the protein is encoded by the coding sequence ATGATTCTTTATACAACCATGCCGCAGGAGCTTATTTTTGCCCAGGACGGTCAGGATGCTCCGGCTGAACGAATGGCAGTAGTCAATGGAATTGAAATGATTGTCCGTCCATGCGCGGATTCTTCGTTTGAAGTAGTCCGATTGCTCAGCAGCAACCCGAATGATTACTTGCAAACCGAGTGGATGCCGGGACAAAAAATCAAGTCTGGATTATTGGGAATTTAG
- a CDS encoding DNA translocase FtsK has protein sequence MAKKKRRQKKKSAGRPVFKYELAGLGMTAAAIIAMAKLGIAGTAIVQFFRFFAGEWYILFLIGLAASGIYVFWYKKRPPFSSRRMIGAYLILAAILLLTHISLFEAVLQRGEAGSSSVIRNTWELYAMEIKGESTSGDLGGGMIGALMFAASYFLFASAGSKLVAAGMIVAGVLLVTDKSLQETLFKLFGPVFTFFKKQFAAFLRDMRDLPKSFKKKKRKPDGQPEKKTRRSKEENPVEQELEVYEPVREYEPESEPIISSFADRVEPLQENPEPAPESKPESNPENTQPIQISFSEVENKSYKLPPVSLLKQPQHNGQQTDKKNIYENARKLERTFQSFGVKAKVTQVHLGPAVTKYEVYPDTGVKVSRIVNLSDDLALALAAKDIRMEAPIPGKSAIGIEVPNSEVAMVSLREVIDNNANDRPDAKLLIGLGRDISGEAVLAEMNKMPHLLVAGATGSGKSVCINGIITSILMRAKPHEVKMMMIDPKMVELNVYNGIPHLLAPVVTDPKKASQALKKVVNEMERRYELFSHTGTRNIEGYNDNIKRLNAEEGDKQPELPYIVVIVDELADLMMVASSDVEDSITRLSQMARAAGIHLIIATQRPSVDVITGVIKANIPSRIAFSVSSMTDSRTILDMGGAEKLLGRGDMLFLPSGASKPVRVQGAFLSDSEVEDVVDFVIGQQKAQYQENMIPTETAEAAGEVNDDLYEEAVQLVVDMQTASVSMLQRRFRVGYTRAARLIDAMEERGVVGPYEGSKPREVLVSKTQHDEMSS, from the coding sequence ATGGCTAAAAAGAAAAGACGTCAAAAAAAGAAAAGTGCAGGCAGACCGGTTTTTAAATATGAGCTGGCAGGCCTCGGAATGACGGCAGCTGCCATTATTGCGATGGCGAAGCTTGGCATTGCGGGTACAGCGATTGTGCAATTTTTCCGGTTTTTTGCAGGTGAATGGTACATTCTCTTTTTAATTGGTCTCGCAGCTTCTGGTATTTATGTATTTTGGTATAAAAAAAGACCCCCATTCTCTTCAAGAAGAATGATTGGCGCTTATTTAATCCTTGCAGCCATTTTGCTGCTCACACATATTAGTTTATTTGAAGCCGTTCTTCAAAGAGGGGAAGCAGGATCGTCAAGTGTCATACGGAATACATGGGAATTGTATGCGATGGAAATAAAAGGAGAAAGCACATCTGGCGATTTAGGCGGGGGAATGATCGGCGCCCTGATGTTTGCTGCTTCTTATTTTTTATTCGCTTCTGCCGGGTCTAAACTGGTCGCAGCAGGAATGATTGTAGCAGGGGTCCTGCTTGTTACAGATAAATCGCTTCAGGAAACGCTCTTTAAATTATTCGGCCCGGTCTTTACTTTCTTTAAAAAGCAATTTGCCGCGTTCTTGAGGGACATGCGCGATCTTCCTAAATCCTTTAAGAAGAAAAAGAGAAAGCCTGATGGCCAGCCGGAAAAGAAAACAAGGCGTTCCAAAGAAGAGAATCCGGTGGAACAAGAGCTTGAAGTTTATGAACCTGTCCGGGAATACGAACCGGAGTCTGAACCGATTATATCGAGCTTCGCAGACAGAGTAGAGCCTTTACAGGAGAATCCTGAACCGGCACCTGAGTCAAAACCGGAATCAAACCCTGAAAACACTCAGCCGATTCAAATCAGTTTTTCAGAAGTGGAAAACAAATCATATAAGCTTCCTCCTGTTTCCCTTTTAAAACAGCCTCAGCATAATGGGCAGCAGACAGACAAAAAAAATATATATGAAAACGCAAGAAAACTTGAGCGCACCTTCCAAAGCTTTGGCGTGAAGGCAAAAGTGACTCAGGTTCATCTTGGTCCGGCGGTTACTAAATATGAAGTGTACCCGGATACCGGTGTGAAAGTAAGCAGAATTGTTAATTTAAGCGATGACCTTGCCCTCGCTCTTGCCGCGAAAGATATCCGTATGGAAGCACCGATTCCAGGGAAGTCCGCAATTGGAATTGAGGTTCCGAACTCGGAGGTTGCAATGGTGTCGTTAAGGGAAGTCATTGATAATAATGCAAATGACCGTCCGGATGCAAAACTATTAATCGGTCTGGGAAGAGACATTTCAGGCGAGGCAGTTCTTGCCGAAATGAATAAAATGCCTCATTTGCTGGTGGCAGGAGCGACGGGAAGCGGAAAAAGTGTATGCATCAACGGGATTATCACAAGCATACTGATGAGAGCCAAACCTCACGAAGTGAAAATGATGATGATTGACCCGAAAATGGTTGAATTGAATGTATACAACGGAATTCCCCATTTGCTCGCACCGGTCGTTACAGATCCTAAAAAGGCCTCTCAGGCGCTGAAAAAAGTGGTCAATGAAATGGAAAGAAGGTATGAGCTTTTTTCCCATACCGGAACAAGGAATATCGAAGGCTACAATGACAATATTAAACGGCTGAATGCAGAAGAAGGGGACAAGCAGCCTGAACTGCCGTATATCGTCGTCATTGTGGACGAGCTGGCGGACTTAATGATGGTCGCTTCTTCAGATGTGGAAGATTCGATAACCCGGCTCTCCCAAATGGCAAGGGCAGCGGGAATTCACTTAATCATTGCCACTCAGCGGCCATCTGTGGATGTAATCACAGGAGTGATTAAGGCCAATATCCCGTCCAGGATTGCTTTCAGTGTGTCGTCTATGACAGATTCACGGACGATCCTCGATATGGGAGGCGCGGAAAAGCTTCTTGGAAGAGGAGACATGCTGTTCCTGCCGTCTGGCGCTTCCAAGCCAGTGCGTGTCCAAGGGGCATTCTTGTCGGATAGTGAAGTAGAGGATGTCGTTGATTTTGTCATTGGCCAGCAAAAGGCCCAGTATCAGGAGAATATGATCCCGACGGAAACGGCCGAAGCGGCAGGTGAAGTAAACGATGACCTTTATGAGGAAGCGGTTCAGCTTGTCGTAGATATGCAGACAGCTTCCGTTTCAATGCTACAGAGAAGGTTCCGTGTCGGTTACACAAGGGCCGCAAGACTGATTGATGCGATGGAAGAGCGTGGCGTTGTAGGACCTTATGAGGGGAGCAAACCACGTGAAGTTTTAGTAAGCAAAACACAGCATGACGAAATGAGTTCGTAG